Proteins from a single region of Chromobacterium sp. ATCC 53434:
- a CDS encoding MASE1 domain-containing protein: protein MQQLQRILLIAVLFLAVAAISKSLASAATETIPVWLGSGVTFSALLISARWWWPATLAGAALAAAAWGMAAHGLDPLGAVAFAGVEVASVAVGAWIATLGRRDPDSPAGAALFIVGALAGSVLGGALAVALWQWQRPDLNLLLEGCTWTLSSAVGTLLLTPVVTAFRGFRLRRSGGMAMTQFLGGAAAFAVFLIAVALVFIDHGQQHYGHVAATLAYLPMPFLLIAAALWGARGGALALLIGGLLIIGRTAAGGGPFAVDEGFHGEAVVEVQGFVIIWAAVMIAVRALSGERRQSRDDAQAWRLRYERIMQAVGVASVEYDAVTGGATWSEGADRVLGADAAAIASLDEWLERIDPAERELVQATWLQVAQGGARASEQSYTLRLGDGRSVRVRERLAGIRGADEAVEQVVGLLRLENNDG from the coding sequence GTGCAACAGCTGCAAAGGATTCTGCTGATCGCCGTGTTGTTTCTCGCTGTCGCCGCGATTTCCAAATCGCTGGCCAGCGCGGCGACCGAAACGATACCGGTCTGGCTGGGCAGCGGCGTCACCTTCTCCGCGCTGCTAATCTCGGCCCGCTGGTGGTGGCCGGCCACGCTGGCCGGCGCCGCGCTGGCGGCAGCCGCCTGGGGCATGGCGGCCCACGGCCTCGATCCGCTCGGCGCCGTCGCCTTCGCCGGCGTCGAAGTGGCCAGCGTGGCCGTCGGCGCCTGGATCGCGACGCTGGGCCGCCGCGATCCCGACAGTCCGGCCGGCGCCGCGCTGTTCATCGTCGGCGCGCTGGCCGGCTCCGTCCTCGGCGGCGCGCTGGCGGTGGCCTTGTGGCAATGGCAGCGCCCCGACCTCAATCTTTTGCTGGAAGGCTGCACCTGGACCCTGTCCAGCGCCGTCGGCACCCTGTTGCTGACGCCGGTGGTGACCGCCTTTCGCGGCTTCCGCCTGCGCCGTTCCGGCGGCATGGCCATGACCCAGTTCCTCGGCGGCGCCGCCGCCTTCGCCGTCTTCCTGATCGCGGTGGCGTTGGTCTTCATCGACCACGGCCAGCAGCACTACGGCCATGTCGCCGCCACGCTGGCCTATCTGCCGATGCCCTTCCTCTTGATCGCCGCCGCGCTGTGGGGCGCGCGCGGCGGCGCGCTGGCCCTGCTGATAGGCGGATTGCTGATCATAGGCCGCACCGCCGCAGGCGGCGGACCGTTCGCCGTCGACGAGGGTTTCCACGGCGAGGCGGTGGTAGAGGTACAGGGCTTCGTCATCATCTGGGCCGCGGTGATGATAGCGGTGCGCGCGCTGTCCGGCGAACGCCGCCAGTCGCGGGACGACGCCCAGGCCTGGCGGCTGCGCTACGAGCGCATCATGCAGGCGGTCGGCGTGGCCAGCGTCGAATACGACGCCGTCACCGGCGGCGCCACCTGGAGCGAGGGTGCCGACCGCGTGCTGGGCGCCGACGCCGCCGCCATCGCCAGCCTCGACGAATGGCTGGAACGGATAGACCCGGCCGAACGCGAGCTGGTGCAGGCCACCTGGCTGCAGGTGGCCCAGGGCGGCGCGCGCGCCAGCGAACAGAGCTACACGCTGCGGCTGGGGGACGGCCGCAGCGTGCGCGTGCGCGAAAGGCTGGCCGGCATACGCGGCGCCGACGAAGCCGTCGAGCAGGTGGTCGGCCTGCTGCGGCTGGAGAACAACGATGGCTGA